A DNA window from Akkermansiaceae bacterium contains the following coding sequences:
- a CDS encoding TonB-dependent hemoglobin/transferrin/lactoferrin family receptor, protein MNAKTIGAFIASGLLGATFSRGEEELGEIIVVGNRIGRTWIDSAGTVLRRDYNQMLEEGTYDLAGFAKYDPTVSLPFDFASGDGAYAYGQSGYGSINIRGMEGNRITMELDGVRQPPQYVSTSFDMGSDDGAGGVGRDYFDPAMFEAVEVLKGGASALYGSDALGGVVSFTTPDPEHFLKGRGYGALLRSQYYSVNESHSLQAGGAVRKGDTAFMLMGSWREGHENGNNGNIAPNPADFDSLSLLFKAEHRMDRHLFRLAVETFERDSFIDARSAAESSFVLFNDFVHNNQHLERQRVSAWWDYEPERWLDEVKVHGYWQQSSSTSDSRSASKPIVIGGRPIPGTSITRQQSIEFDTDILGLTTTGMKEIGAGGRVVQQLLMGIDLSFEENENRFFRINNNLPSDRVSFSPTETLRAGVFVQDEFRIGDQWSVTPGVRFDWQSIKPRPNQGYLDRLNSLGNYGYAPPEDYDNLAISPRLTVSWKPRETVQWYATYAHGVRNPTAEELSMVFDHPPDGSNPAGSMTLPNSKLKEEKSDAFEIGVKTDSDAGRFQASAFHTRYDDFIENGSRTGELTDDGRDILTTVNRGRADIYGFELGGLWNLGQWWSQAEGWQVGLSTGKSVGINRSDSTWLNTVEPWKSVASIGYDDPAGRFGARLTGVYTDEVTRVDDNTNQGDFYRPPAWFTMDLSAYWRPTDTVIIHAGLNNIFDEKYWSWGSVRRGGGHLGGNSVSERSTAPGRNFSISLTKTF, encoded by the coding sequence ATGAATGCAAAAACGATAGGCGCGTTCATCGCGTCCGGTCTTCTCGGGGCTACCTTTTCGCGTGGCGAGGAGGAGCTCGGGGAAATCATCGTGGTGGGCAACCGCATCGGCAGGACGTGGATCGACTCCGCGGGGACGGTCCTGCGGAGGGATTACAACCAGATGCTGGAGGAGGGGACCTACGATCTGGCGGGCTTCGCCAAGTATGACCCGACCGTTTCGCTGCCGTTCGACTTCGCGAGTGGTGACGGGGCCTACGCCTACGGCCAGAGCGGCTACGGCTCCATCAACATCCGCGGGATGGAGGGCAACCGCATCACCATGGAGCTGGATGGCGTGCGCCAGCCGCCGCAGTATGTCTCCACCTCCTTTGACATGGGGAGTGACGATGGTGCGGGTGGCGTCGGCCGCGACTACTTCGACCCCGCCATGTTCGAGGCGGTGGAGGTGTTGAAGGGCGGTGCCAGCGCCCTCTACGGAAGTGACGCGCTGGGGGGCGTGGTCTCCTTCACCACACCGGATCCGGAGCATTTCCTGAAGGGGCGCGGCTACGGCGCCCTGCTCCGGTCGCAATACTACTCCGTGAACGAAAGCCACTCGCTGCAGGCGGGTGGGGCTGTCCGCAAGGGGGACACCGCCTTCATGCTGATGGGCTCGTGGCGGGAGGGCCATGAGAACGGGAACAACGGCAACATCGCGCCGAACCCCGCGGACTTCGACTCCCTTTCGCTGCTCTTCAAGGCGGAGCACCGGATGGACCGCCACCTTTTCCGCCTGGCGGTGGAAACGTTCGAGCGGGACAGCTTCATCGACGCGCGCAGCGCGGCCGAGTCGTCCTTCGTCCTCTTCAACGACTTCGTGCACAACAACCAGCATCTGGAACGCCAGCGCGTGAGCGCGTGGTGGGACTACGAGCCGGAGCGGTGGCTGGACGAGGTGAAGGTTCACGGCTACTGGCAGCAGTCCTCCAGCACCAGTGACAGCCGGTCGGCCTCGAAGCCCATCGTCATCGGCGGCAGGCCCATCCCGGGCACGTCCATCACGCGCCAGCAGTCCATCGAGTTCGACACGGACATCCTGGGGCTCACCACCACCGGCATGAAGGAGATTGGCGCGGGAGGCCGCGTCGTCCAGCAGCTCCTCATGGGCATCGACCTCTCGTTCGAGGAAAACGAGAACCGCTTTTTCCGGATCAACAACAACCTGCCATCGGACCGCGTTTCGTTCTCCCCGACGGAGACGCTCCGGGCAGGCGTTTTTGTCCAGGATGAGTTCCGCATCGGCGACCAATGGAGCGTCACGCCCGGTGTGCGGTTCGACTGGCAGAGCATCAAGCCACGGCCGAACCAGGGGTATCTGGACCGCCTGAACTCCCTGGGCAACTATGGCTACGCGCCGCCGGAGGACTATGACAACCTGGCCATCTCCCCGCGCCTGACCGTTTCCTGGAAACCGCGCGAGACGGTCCAGTGGTATGCGACCTATGCGCACGGCGTGAGGAACCCCACTGCGGAGGAGCTTTCGATGGTCTTCGACCATCCGCCGGACGGGAGCAATCCCGCGGGGTCGATGACTCTGCCGAACTCCAAGCTGAAGGAGGAGAAGAGCGATGCCTTTGAGATCGGCGTGAAGACGGACAGCGATGCAGGGAGATTCCAGGCGTCCGCCTTCCACACCCGTTACGATGATTTCATCGAGAACGGCTCCCGCACCGGGGAACTGACGGATGACGGGCGCGACATCCTCACCACCGTGAACCGTGGCCGCGCGGACATCTATGGCTTCGAGCTGGGCGGGTTGTGGAACCTCGGCCAATGGTGGAGCCAGGCGGAGGGGTGGCAGGTCGGCCTGAGCACGGGAAAGAGCGTGGGCATCAACCGCTCCGACAGCACCTGGCTCAACACGGTGGAGCCGTGGAAATCCGTGGCATCCATCGGTTATGACGACCCGGCCGGGAGGTTCGGCGCGAGACTCACGGGTGTCTACACGGACGAGGTGACACGGGTGGATGACAACACGAACCAAGGCGATTTCTACCGTCCTCCAGCCTGGTTCACCATGGATCTCTCCGCCTACTGGCGACCCACGGACACCGTCATCATCCATGCGGGGCTGAACAACATCTTCGACGAGAAATACTGGTCCTGGGGCTCCGTGCGGCGTGGTGGCGGGCACCTCGGCGGGAACTCCGTCAGCGAGCGATCCACCGCGCCGGGCCGCAACTTCAGCATCTCCCTCACCAAGACCTTCTGA
- a CDS encoding DNRLRE domain-containing protein encodes MKRIIATLFAAVAVASAEPVILTPVQDSDVYSYPGDGNPTSTTFSLGVSSTPPSYPTLHSQKSLIQFDLSSLPFPASEIGSAVLRLFVFPPDPSYGSLYPGDVHVHRQAVAWSVTAITPKWPTFQSAEHLGSFPVLLSSANEWVEYDLTPTVVGWASGSYPNHGIFLAPLTDRMTPSLNVTFASMEVEGYRPELVITRRTANPQLSIRTNGGALALTWPVAGSEGWTLERADHPGGPWTSHTATAGENGGFWEIHGTTGAGPEFFRLAR; translated from the coding sequence ATGAAACGGATCATCGCCACCCTATTCGCTGCCGTCGCGGTTGCCAGCGCGGAACCGGTCATCCTCACTCCCGTGCAGGACTCGGACGTCTATTCCTATCCCGGCGACGGCAACCCCACCAGCACCACCTTTTCGCTCGGTGTGAGTTCGACCCCGCCGAGCTATCCCACGCTGCATTCCCAGAAATCGCTCATCCAGTTCGATCTCTCATCACTGCCGTTCCCGGCGTCGGAGATCGGTTCCGCGGTGCTGAGGTTGTTCGTCTTCCCGCCGGATCCCAGTTACGGATCGCTCTACCCTGGGGATGTGCATGTGCACCGGCAGGCGGTCGCATGGTCCGTCACCGCCATCACCCCGAAGTGGCCGACGTTCCAGTCCGCGGAGCATCTGGGAAGCTTTCCCGTCCTGTTATCCTCGGCCAATGAATGGGTGGAGTACGACCTCACGCCCACCGTGGTGGGATGGGCATCCGGCAGTTATCCGAACCATGGCATTTTCCTCGCCCCGCTGACGGACCGGATGACGCCCTCACTGAACGTGACCTTCGCCTCCATGGAGGTGGAAGGTTACCGTCCGGAGCTTGTCATCACCCGGCGGACCGCCAATCCGCAGTTGTCGATCCGGACCAACGGAGGGGCATTGGCACTGACATGGCCAGTCGCCGGCAGCGAAGGCTGGACCCTTGAGCGCGCCGACCATCCGGGAGGGCCATGGACGTCCCATACGGCAACGGCCGGAGAAAATGGCGGCTTCTGGGAGATCCACGGCACAACGGGTGCAGGCCCCGAATTTTTCCGCCTCGCCAGGTAA
- a CDS encoding sigma-70 family RNA polymerase sigma factor, whose product MEADRPPAPTDENSRDILLMERIGAGDHRAFRELVERHQNAVVGTVAKMLGNPSEAEDISQQVFLRVWRHAKRYRPDAKFTTYLFTITRNLVFNESRRKKRRKEVSSDEREDTSHAGTPDDPSRQPDAELLQTELRAAVDKAISALPEQQRMAVVLRRYEQMPYEEIATVLDLSVSAVKSLLFRARTTLRDSLSKYLEP is encoded by the coding sequence ATGGAGGCCGACCGCCCGCCAGCGCCCACCGACGAAAATTCACGCGACATCCTGCTGATGGAGCGCATCGGCGCGGGCGACCACCGCGCATTCCGGGAGCTGGTGGAACGGCACCAGAACGCCGTCGTGGGCACCGTGGCGAAGATGCTGGGGAATCCGTCCGAGGCGGAGGACATCTCCCAGCAGGTATTTCTCCGGGTCTGGCGCCACGCGAAGCGCTACCGGCCTGACGCGAAGTTCACCACCTACCTTTTCACCATCACCCGCAACCTCGTCTTCAACGAATCCAGACGGAAGAAGCGCCGGAAGGAAGTGTCATCCGACGAACGGGAGGACACCTCGCATGCCGGGACGCCGGATGATCCCAGCCGCCAGCCGGATGCCGAGCTGCTCCAGACGGAACTGCGTGCAGCGGTGGACAAAGCCATTTCCGCCCTGCCGGAACAACAGCGCATGGCAGTGGTGCTCCGCCGTTACGAGCAGATGCCCTACGAGGAGATCGCGACGGTGCTGGACCTCTCCGTCTCCGCCGTGAAGAGTCTCCTCTTCCGTGCACGGACCACCTTGAGGGACTCGCTCTCAAAATATCTGGAGCCCTGA
- the tal gene encoding transaldolase, producing MSANQLDQLKQFTTVVADTGDFESMKAYQPRDATTNPSLILQAAGKAEYRHLIDQAIADGKESGQEGAALMETILDRILILFGLEILKIVPGRVSTEVDARLSFDTEGTIAKARQLIAAYEAEGHARSRILIKIASTWEGIKAAEVLEKEGIHCNLTLLFSFAQAVACAEAGVQLISPFVGRILDWYKASTGKDYTAEEDPGVVSVREIYTYYKKFGYTTEVMGASFRNKGEILALAGCDLLTIGPSLLAELQASTEPVEKKLSAEEAAASDVEQITLDEKSFRLMFNEDAMAVEKTADGIRKFAADIVKLEKLIAGSL from the coding sequence ATGAGTGCCAACCAACTCGACCAGCTCAAACAGTTCACCACCGTCGTCGCCGATACCGGCGATTTCGAGTCGATGAAAGCGTACCAACCCCGTGACGCGACCACCAACCCTTCCCTGATCCTGCAGGCCGCGGGAAAAGCGGAATACCGCCACCTGATCGACCAGGCGATCGCGGACGGAAAGGAGTCCGGTCAGGAAGGAGCGGCGCTCATGGAGACCATCCTCGACCGCATCCTCATCCTCTTCGGCCTGGAGATCCTCAAGATCGTCCCTGGCCGGGTTTCCACCGAGGTGGACGCACGTCTTTCCTTCGATACGGAAGGCACCATCGCAAAGGCCCGCCAGCTCATCGCCGCCTATGAGGCGGAGGGCCACGCCCGCAGCCGCATCCTCATCAAGATCGCCTCCACCTGGGAAGGCATCAAGGCCGCCGAGGTGCTGGAGAAGGAAGGCATCCACTGCAACCTCACGCTGCTCTTTTCCTTTGCCCAGGCCGTCGCCTGCGCGGAGGCCGGCGTGCAGCTCATCTCCCCGTTTGTCGGACGGATCCTCGATTGGTACAAGGCCAGCACCGGCAAGGACTACACGGCGGAGGAAGATCCCGGTGTCGTCTCCGTCCGCGAGATCTACACCTACTACAAGAAGTTCGGCTACACCACGGAGGTGATGGGCGCTTCCTTCCGGAACAAAGGGGAAATCCTCGCGCTCGCCGGTTGCGACCTCCTCACCATCGGACCCAGCCTGCTCGCGGAACTCCAGGCATCCACGGAGCCGGTCGAAAAGAAACTCTCCGCCGAAGAAGCCGCCGCTTCCGATGTGGAGCAGATCACCCTGGACGAGAAATCGTTCCGACTGATGTTCAACGAGGACGCCATGGCCGTCGAGAAAACCGCCGATGGCATCCGGAAGTTCGCCGCAGACATCGTGAAACTCGAAAAACTCATCGCCGGTTCCCTCTGA
- a CDS encoding VanZ family protein, which yields MVFPRNPWFWFACFAGWFGILWLLSSRSGDAGGLPPIPGIDKVAHFGYFLGGGGLLAAFFFRLRPHRPHWPLIVAMVFVVLALVGWLDEHHQSHVPGRTGNDPGDWLADVSGAVCGALIFRRLHHILR from the coding sequence TTGGTTTTTCCACGCAATCCCTGGTTCTGGTTCGCCTGCTTCGCAGGTTGGTTCGGCATCCTCTGGCTGCTTTCCTCCCGCAGCGGTGACGCCGGCGGCCTGCCGCCCATCCCAGGCATTGATAAGGTGGCGCATTTCGGCTACTTCCTTGGTGGTGGCGGCCTGCTGGCGGCGTTCTTTTTCCGTCTGCGTCCCCACCGGCCGCATTGGCCGCTGATCGTGGCGATGGTATTCGTGGTTCTGGCACTCGTTGGCTGGCTGGACGAGCATCACCAGAGCCATGTTCCGGGAAGAACCGGCAACGATCCCGGCGACTGGCTGGCTGATGTCAGCGGGGCGGTCTGCGGGGCGCTGATATTCCGCCGCCTGCATCACATTCTCCGCTGA
- a CDS encoding BrnT family toxin, with amino-acid sequence MELDLIDVQFDLRSIKPRELEEALEDPFAVRFLPDSERGDGSSRYYSLGRTVADRYLFFCFGTDGKTVRVVAARDMTEGEQKFYDRKYAEFR; translated from the coding sequence ATGGAACTCGACCTTATCGACGTTCAATTCGATCTCCGCTCGATCAAGCCCCGGGAGCTTGAGGAAGCGCTTGAAGATCCATTTGCCGTGCGCTTTCTCCCTGACAGTGAACGGGGCGACGGCTCCTCCCGCTACTACTCCCTCGGCCGCACGGTGGCCGACCGTTATCTTTTCTTCTGTTTCGGCACGGACGGCAAGACCGTCCGTGTGGTCGCCGCCCGCGACATGACCGAAGGAGAACAGAAATTCTACGACCGAAAATACGCGGAATTCCGCTAA
- a CDS encoding class I SAM-dependent methyltransferase — MTGTLERRIADLFPRKQHHYYVRSKLRTDPLYTAIHRELEGTDLPLLDLGCGLGVLAFYLREKGLTFPIHSLDYDELKIKCAEQAIPGSGFSGLTFAFHDARNGLPDHAGNVTILDILQFFTPEQQETLLQQAASSVLPGGKLVIRSCVRDDSWRFRVTILGDLLAKVTFWMKAAPTHYPTAEDFSRILSPFGKVSITPLWGGTPFNNHLIVLNRQ, encoded by the coding sequence GTGACCGGCACCCTCGAACGACGCATCGCCGACCTGTTTCCAAGGAAACAGCACCACTACTACGTGCGCTCCAAGCTGCGCACGGATCCGCTCTACACGGCCATCCACCGGGAGCTGGAGGGCACGGATCTGCCCCTGCTGGATCTCGGCTGCGGATTGGGCGTGCTGGCTTTCTATCTGCGGGAAAAAGGCCTCACCTTTCCCATCCACAGCCTCGACTACGACGAACTGAAGATCAAATGCGCGGAGCAGGCGATTCCCGGGTCGGGCTTCTCCGGCCTCACTTTCGCCTTTCATGACGCCCGCAACGGATTGCCGGACCATGCGGGGAATGTGACGATCCTCGACATCCTGCAGTTTTTCACTCCGGAGCAGCAGGAGACGCTGCTCCAGCAGGCGGCCTCCAGCGTCCTGCCCGGCGGGAAACTGGTCATCCGCTCCTGCGTGCGGGATGATTCATGGCGTTTCCGCGTCACCATCCTGGGAGACCTGCTCGCCAAGGTGACTTTCTGGATGAAGGCCGCCCCCACCCACTATCCCACCGCGGAGGACTTTTCGCGGATCCTCTCACCTTTCGGAAAGGTTTCCATCACCCCTCTTTGGGGCGGAACACCTTTCAACAACCATCTCATCGTGCTAAACCGGCAATAA
- a CDS encoding glycosyltransferase family 2 protein, whose amino-acid sequence MADPRPLILIPTYNTGPILRDTVSKALASGFPLWIVVDGSTDGSPALLEGLSPAPSQDFRILRLERNSGKGAAVFHGLKAAIEAGYTHVLTMDADGQHPATHLPEFFRLSAEHPEAAVFGKPVFDSSAPAIRVNGRKISNFWANLETLGWGIDDSLFGMRLYPAARLLEVMESTAFARRFDFDPEVAVRLAWSGVPILNLATPVRYPSKEEGGISQFRYLRDNTLLTWMHMRLMAGFLFRLPLLIARGANPLDHLNPPSA is encoded by the coding sequence ATGGCCGATCCGAGACCGCTCATCCTGATCCCGACTTATAACACCGGCCCCATTCTCCGTGACACCGTTTCCAAGGCCCTGGCCTCCGGCTTTCCACTATGGATCGTCGTTGATGGTTCCACCGACGGTTCCCCCGCCCTGCTGGAGGGGCTTTCCCCTGCTCCCTCGCAGGACTTCCGCATCCTCCGCTTGGAGCGGAACTCCGGAAAAGGCGCCGCCGTTTTCCATGGCCTGAAGGCCGCCATCGAAGCCGGCTACACCCATGTGCTGACCATGGATGCGGACGGCCAGCACCCTGCCACCCATCTGCCGGAGTTCTTCCGCCTGTCGGCGGAGCACCCCGAAGCCGCCGTCTTCGGCAAACCGGTATTCGATTCCTCCGCACCGGCCATCCGGGTCAACGGACGGAAAATCTCCAATTTCTGGGCGAACCTCGAAACCCTCGGCTGGGGCATCGATGATTCCCTGTTCGGGATGCGGCTTTATCCGGCGGCCCGCCTGCTGGAAGTGATGGAATCCACCGCCTTCGCACGCCGTTTCGACTTCGACCCGGAGGTCGCCGTCCGCCTCGCTTGGAGCGGTGTCCCGATCCTCAACCTCGCCACGCCGGTGCGCTACCCCAGCAAGGAGGAAGGAGGGATCTCCCAGTTCCGCTACCTGCGTGACAATACCCTGCTCACCTGGATGCACATGCGCCTGATGGCCGGGTTCCTCTTCCGCCTGCCCCTGCTCATCGCCCGGGGGGCGAATCCCCTCGATCATCTCAATCCACCCAGCGCGTGA
- a CDS encoding 1-acyl-sn-glycerol-3-phosphate acyltransferase, with protein sequence MARVPLDWLAMAGAILYWGILGLLVTVVCGTLSYIMPRAAGERLGRQVHHYIFHFFVVYLRVTGLLKVDLSELEKLGRVSTPIIVAPNHASLWDAVFIIARLPQAICVMKNSILRNPFLGGGSRLSGYIPNGATSRMVRDAADALQRGGQLLLFPEGTRTHPTERWINPLKGGCALIAIRAKVPVYPVFIRSNSRFLQKGWPLWKPPVFPIGISINVGEPLLPQGDESASAFTRRMQQVYEQELAKSHPLRRQTGV encoded by the coding sequence TTGGCCCGCGTTCCACTGGACTGGCTCGCCATGGCGGGGGCCATCCTCTATTGGGGCATTCTCGGACTGCTGGTGACCGTTGTCTGCGGGACGCTTTCATACATCATGCCACGCGCTGCTGGTGAGCGGTTGGGCCGCCAGGTTCACCACTACATTTTCCATTTCTTCGTGGTTTATCTGAGGGTAACCGGCCTTCTGAAAGTTGATCTCTCTGAATTGGAGAAATTGGGGCGTGTCTCCACCCCCATCATCGTCGCGCCCAACCATGCCTCACTTTGGGATGCCGTCTTCATCATCGCCCGTCTGCCCCAGGCCATCTGCGTGATGAAAAACTCCATCCTCCGGAATCCATTCCTCGGCGGCGGATCCCGGCTCTCCGGCTACATCCCGAATGGCGCCACCTCACGCATGGTCCGTGATGCCGCGGATGCCCTCCAAAGGGGCGGCCAGCTCCTGCTTTTCCCGGAGGGAACCCGCACCCACCCCACCGAGCGTTGGATCAACCCGCTGAAAGGAGGGTGCGCCCTGATTGCCATCCGCGCCAAGGTCCCGGTGTATCCCGTCTTCATCAGGAGCAACAGCCGGTTCCTCCAGAAGGGCTGGCCGCTGTGGAAGCCGCCTGTCTTCCCCATCGGGATCTCCATCAACGTCGGCGAACCACTTCTCCCGCAGGGGGACGAATCCGCCTCCGCATTCACCCGCCGCATGCAACAGGTGTATGAGCAGGAACTTGCAAAATCCCACCCGTTGAGGCGTCAAACCGGTGTTTGA
- a CDS encoding beta-hydroxyacyl-ACP dehydratase, which yields MSQLSSALLSSALDSLPHGPSFRFVDELVTLEGGKRGEGIYRLKGDEAFLEGHFPGHPMMPGVILIEAIAQLGGVVAQSDPVEKPLSDLRLTAVRAAKILGAAVPGETLEIRVVVEGRMGGLIQVDGEIHTGGNLLAKAKITLSGGIPGSAA from the coding sequence ATGTCCCAGCTTTCCTCCGCCCTTCTTTCCTCCGCCCTTGATTCGCTTCCCCACGGGCCATCGTTCCGTTTTGTCGATGAACTGGTCACGCTCGAGGGAGGAAAGCGCGGAGAAGGAATCTACCGGCTGAAGGGGGACGAGGCATTTCTGGAGGGGCATTTCCCGGGACATCCGATGATGCCGGGAGTCATCCTCATCGAGGCCATCGCCCAACTGGGGGGAGTGGTGGCACAGAGCGATCCGGTGGAAAAGCCGTTGTCCGACCTGCGCCTGACGGCGGTGAGAGCGGCCAAGATCCTTGGCGCGGCGGTGCCGGGGGAGACGCTGGAGATTCGGGTGGTGGTGGAGGGCCGGATGGGGGGGCTGATCCAGGTGGATGGCGAGATCCACACCGGCGGGAATCTGCTGGCGAAGGCGAAGATCACCCTGAGTGGGGGGATCCCCGGCTCCGCCGCCTGA
- a CDS encoding PatB family C-S lyase, with translation MPFDFDTVIPRRGTGNIKYDRRPELDPFWVADMDFASPPEILEALHRRVDHGIFGYAQAHESLNDAVLGYLKDRRGADATVAEIVHLGGLVPALSLAARAFCKPGESVMTCTPVYPPFLGVHHDADTKLITTDHVLQDGVWTFDWAAMEAAVRPDTKIFILCNPQNPLGRAFSKEEIGKLAAFCELHDLVLISDEIHCDLIFDEAATPHFSVLNLPEKYRGRVITLLAPSKTWNIAGLGYAFAVIQDDSLRRRFIAARGHTLAEINALSYYAAEAAYRHGEPWRQELMAYLKGNRDILVDFINNECDGLSILAPQATYLAWIDAKHAGYDNPANHFEKKAGLFLSDGTFFGWPGHFRFNFGCPRSRMMEGLEKIKAVL, from the coding sequence ATGCCTTTCGATTTCGACACCGTCATTCCCCGCCGCGGCACCGGCAACATCAAGTATGACCGCCGCCCGGAGCTCGATCCGTTCTGGGTCGCGGACATGGATTTCGCTTCGCCGCCGGAAATCCTGGAGGCACTGCACCGCCGGGTGGACCACGGCATCTTCGGCTATGCCCAGGCCCATGAATCCCTGAATGACGCCGTCCTCGGCTACCTGAAGGACCGCCGCGGTGCGGATGCCACCGTCGCGGAGATCGTCCACCTGGGCGGTCTGGTGCCCGCGCTTTCCCTCGCCGCGCGGGCTTTCTGCAAGCCCGGCGAATCAGTGATGACCTGCACGCCCGTCTATCCCCCATTCCTCGGCGTCCACCATGATGCGGACACGAAGCTGATCACCACGGACCATGTCCTGCAGGACGGTGTGTGGACCTTCGACTGGGCGGCGATGGAGGCCGCTGTCCGCCCGGACACGAAGATCTTCATCCTCTGCAATCCGCAGAACCCGCTGGGCCGTGCCTTTTCGAAGGAGGAAATCGGAAAGCTGGCCGCCTTCTGCGAGCTCCATGATCTGGTCCTCATCTCGGATGAAATCCACTGCGACCTCATCTTTGACGAAGCGGCGACGCCCCACTTCTCCGTGCTCAACCTGCCGGAGAAATACCGCGGCCGCGTCATCACCCTGCTGGCCCCCAGCAAGACATGGAACATCGCCGGCCTCGGCTACGCCTTCGCCGTCATCCAGGATGACTCGCTGCGCCGGAGATTCATCGCCGCCCGCGGCCATACCCTCGCGGAAATCAACGCCCTCTCCTACTACGCCGCGGAAGCAGCCTACCGCCACGGAGAGCCATGGAGGCAGGAACTCATGGCCTACCTGAAAGGCAACCGCGACATCCTCGTGGACTTCATCAACAACGAATGCGACGGCCTTTCCATCCTCGCGCCACAGGCGACCTACCTGGCGTGGATCGATGCGAAGCACGCCGGCTATGACAACCCCGCGAACCACTTCGAGAAGAAGGCGGGCCTGTTCCTCTCCGATGGCACGTTCTTCGGCTGGCCCGGCCATTTCCGCTTCAACTTCGGCTGCCCCCGGTCCCGCATGATGGAGGGACTGGAGAAGATCAAGGCGGTCCTCTGA